ATCAGGTGCGCGAGCACTTTGAGGGACGGGGATCTCGAGAAGTCTGAGGGAAGGCAAAAGAGAAATTCGGGGCCTGCGGGGCTAAAAAGCGGACCTCTTTTCCGATTTTTTTGCGGAACGCCGTTTATTTCCGGTTGACTTAAAGGGGCTTTCCTGCTAAGCGTAAGGGGCGTGAATGGGAAAAGGGACCTGGGAGTATTTCTGGGAGCTGGTGGGCGAGGCCTTCAGCGTGGGTCTCGCCATGGTGGGCTCGGTGCTGGCCGGGGCGGTGTTCGGGTGGCTGCTAGACGAAAAGGTCTTTCACGGTCGCACCTCTCCCTGGTTCACCGTGATAGGAATAGGTCTGGGGGCGGCAGGGGGCATTAAAAATGTGTTTTACTTTCAGCGTCGCATGAACCGGGAGAAGGAAAGGTGAACTTCGCGCAGGCCCCGGAAAAGGTATTGCGGGAATTCGAGGTGCGCAATGTGGTACTGGGGGTGTCCATGGCCGCGGCGGTGGCGGTTTTCACCCGGGATCCCGGGGCCACGGGGAGCGTGCTCGCCGGGCTCTTTCTGAGTCTCCTTCTCTTCCAGTACCTCAAGAAGGACGGCCGATGGATTGCCTCGCAGGCCATGGCCGGAGTTCCCCACGGAAAGATAGTGCGCGGTTTCCTGATCAAGTATTACCTGCGACTCCTGGTGGTGGGTTTTCTTATGGGGTTTGCGTTTTACTTCCGGATACTTCATCCCCTTTATCTCACCCTCGGGCTTTCGGTGGTGGTCATTCAGGGCTTCCTGGTGGTGGCCGAAGCCCTTTTTAACCGAATTTTTCCAATAGCCCGCAAGGAGGTCGTCCATGACTGAGCCGCTTTATCTGTTGTGTCTTCTTCTTCAAAAACTGGGACTTCCCTCCGGAGAGCACTTCTATGTCCATGCGCATCCGGAGGGCAGTCTCTTTGCGGATCTTTTCCGCCTGAAGCTGGAATATCTGGTGGCGCCGCACATGGTTTACGGGTATCTCACGCTGGCCATCATCCTGGTGCTCACCTTTCTAGGGGCTCGACGGGGGGAGTTCATTCCCAGCGGTCTTCAGAACTTCTGGGAGTTCGTGATGGAGACCCTCTACAACTTCACGCGGGAAAACCTGCCCGATCCCAAGCACCTCAAGCGGGATGTGTTTCCTCTGGTCTTTCCCCTTATCGTTTACTTTGCCCTCTTTATCGGCATTTCCAACTTTATGGGGCTCATTCCGGGGTTTGCCTGTCCCACGGCCAACATCAATGTGACCCTGGGGCTTACCCTCATTACCATCGTTTACTATCACATTCTGGGAATCTGGTTTCACGGACCGGGGTACATCAAACACTTTCTCGGGCCCATCAAGTGGCTGGCTCCGCTCATGTTCTTCATCGAGGTCTTCAGTCATCTGGGGCGGATTATTTCCCTGTCGGTACGACTCTTTGCCAACATGTATTCCAAGGAGCTTCTGGTGGGAATTCTTCTCTTTCTGGCCGGGAAGTATCTGGCGCCGCTGCCCATTCTCCTTCTGGGTGTAATTGTGGCCTTCGTGCAGATGCTGATCTTTATTGCGCTTTCGCTGGCCTACTTTGCGGGTGCGGTGGAGGAGGCCCATTAAAGGAGGCGAAGGGTGCGGGGGAGGACCTCGCATTCGGTGGAGATACGAAAATCTAAAATCTCAAAAGAAGGAGGGAGGAGATGCGGAAGGTTTTGGGATTGATGGCCATGTTCGTGCTGATGGGAGCCGGTCTTGCCTTCGCGGCGGAGGGTGGAGCGGCCACCCAGCTGGGTTTCGGGTTCCTGGGAGCCGTGGTGCTGGGGGCCTGTCTGGGAGTGGGTATCGCGGCCAGTGGCTGCGGAGTGGGCATGGGTCACGCCACCCGGGGTGCCTGTGAGGGTATCGCCCGGAATCCGGAGCTGGCCGGAAAGCTCACCGTGACCATGATTCTGGGTCTGGCCTTCATCGAGGCGCTGACCCTTTACGCTCTGGTGCTGGGCTTCTACCTGATCTTCGCGAAGCTCGGAAGCTTCATGGCGCTGGCCGGGCTCGGCGGCTAGAGAGAACTTACTTTCCCGATCATCCGGGCCGTGGGGGGACAAGACTTCCACGGCCCTTTTTCTTTTGTTATAACCTTTCCCATGCCCCGTCGGGTATTCACCGCCACGGTGGTGGGAATCGAGGCCTTTCCCGTGGAGGTGGAGGTGGATCTCGCCTTCGGCCTTCCGGGGACCACCATCGTGGGGCTTCCGGACAGTGCCGTTCGGGAAAGCCGGGAACGCATCCGGGCGGCCCTGCGCAATTCCGGTTACGATTATCCGGACCGCAAGATCACCATTAACCTGGCTCCGGCGGATGTGCGCAAGGAGGGGGCGGGGTTCGATCTGCCCATGGCCGTGGGATTGCTCGCCGCCACCGGAAGCCTGCCGGAGACCGCGGTGGAAGGACGAATCTTCCTGGGGGAACTGGCCCTTGACGGTCGTCTCAAGCCGGTTCGGGGCGTGCTTCCCGTGGCCCTTCTCGCCCGCCGGAAGGGGTTCTCCGAGCTGGTGGTGCCCCGGGAAAACGGTCCGGAGGCGGCCCTGGTGCCGGGGGTGCGGGTGCTGGCCTTTGCTCATCTCAGCGAACTGGTGGAGTTTTTTCACGGCCGCTTCGAGCCGGAACCGGTGACCCCCCCCTCCTTCTCCTCGGGATCCCTCGCGGAGG
The window above is part of the Thermosulfurimonas sp. F29 genome. Proteins encoded here:
- the atpB gene encoding F0F1 ATP synthase subunit A, with amino-acid sequence MTEPLYLLCLLLQKLGLPSGEHFYVHAHPEGSLFADLFRLKLEYLVAPHMVYGYLTLAIILVLTFLGARRGEFIPSGLQNFWEFVMETLYNFTRENLPDPKHLKRDVFPLVFPLIVYFALFIGISNFMGLIPGFACPTANINVTLGLTLITIVYYHILGIWFHGPGYIKHFLGPIKWLAPLMFFIEVFSHLGRIISLSVRLFANMYSKELLVGILLFLAGKYLAPLPILLLGVIVAFVQMLIFIALSLAYFAGAVEEAH
- a CDS encoding AtpZ/AtpI family protein, which gives rise to MGKGTWEYFWELVGEAFSVGLAMVGSVLAGAVFGWLLDEKVFHGRTSPWFTVIGIGLGAAGGIKNVFYFQRRMNREKER
- a CDS encoding ATP synthase subunit I; the encoded protein is MNFAQAPEKVLREFEVRNVVLGVSMAAAVAVFTRDPGATGSVLAGLFLSLLLFQYLKKDGRWIASQAMAGVPHGKIVRGFLIKYYLRLLVVGFLMGFAFYFRILHPLYLTLGLSVVVIQGFLVVAEALFNRIFPIARKEVVHD
- the atpE gene encoding ATP synthase F0 subunit C, translated to MRKVLGLMAMFVLMGAGLAFAAEGGAATQLGFGFLGAVVLGACLGVGIAASGCGVGMGHATRGACEGIARNPELAGKLTVTMILGLAFIEALTLYALVLGFYLIFAKLGSFMALAGLGG